In the Aquimarina spinulae genome, GCAACGAATCAATCATCAACATTTAATATGCATGATGTGAATTTTTATAAATCACATCTGGTTTAGCCCAATTAACAAATTAATTAAAAACTAATTCAAATTAAATTATAGATTATGGATAAGAACGAAAACGACATTTTTGATTTGATAGCTACTCATGTAGCTGATATCTCATTGGACATAGCGCATGGTCCTATCATACGCTCTTCAATGTTATCTCCTCTCGGAATGGATTCTATTGGTAGAGCTGAGCTAATTGCAAGGATGCTCGAAGAACTATCGTTAACAGCTTCAGCAAGAGAATTTTATAAAGCCAATAATCTTGGTGAACTTGCAGCGTTATTTGCAAATAAGCTGAAGGAGCAGTGAATCCTGGTAGTTGATCAAGGTTAATAATTGAATACTTTTCATCAGAAACCAGAATTGATATTTTTAACTAAAGGCTTTCAAAAGCTTTTAGATATATCTATATGTTTTTTGTTTTCGCTTTGTATTTTTGTACAAAATTAGAAAGACCAGTTAGTCGTGTTTTTTATTACTTATTGAATATTTTTACTTATTAAAAAAAGTTTTATAGCAAAAAAATAGCTCATGTATTTGATAAAAAGTAAAGTAAGATTGGCAGGTTTGTTATTTATAGCAGGTATGGTTGCAGGGGTTTTTAGTGTAGCACCATCCATTGATTCTACAAAATATTTAACAGAAGCCGCTGCAAATTCTAATAATGTAATCATAGATGCTTTCTTTCAGTTTATGATGTCGCTTGCATATTTAGGAATTGCAATTTTATTATACCCGGTAATCAGAAGGTTTGATGGGAGTTTAGCAATCGGCTTTTTTAGTTTTAGGATAATTTCGGCAACACTCGTAATTTTTGGAACCATATTATTATTGTCCATATTAGCATTAAGTCAGGAGTTTGTATATAATTCACCTCAAAGCTCTCCGGATTTAAAAGCATTAGGAAATGTATTCAAAATTATGCGGGATTATATAAACCATGTATTTATGGTTCTGGTTTTATGTATAGGAAATTTTATGTTGTATGTTTTATTAGTGAAATCGCGACTAGTGCCTCGTTGGCTTTCGGTTTGGGGGGTATTAGGTACATTATTGTCTGCAATAGCAAGTATTTTGATTTTATTTCAGGTTATTGAAATTATCACAGCCGAATACTTAATTTTAAATGTTCCGACGGCAATATTAGAATTGATTCTAGGGATATGGTTAATAGTAAATGGATTTGACAAAAGAGCATGTGCAGAAACGCACTAGTAAAGAAAATATTAGAAAGCATAAAAGACGTATAATTTTATAATATATCGCAAGTATATCTTTTTGAATTAGAGTTTTAGCTTTGTGTAAAAAGAATTCTATTTCCTTCGTACTACTAATCCGAAAGTTTTCTTAGAAATTTAAGGTATTGTTTTCTATACGGTATGTACTAAGTGGTAAGAGTCTCTGTTTGTGGAATTAGCTTTTTTTTATCTATCATTGCTACTGTAACCGTTCCTTTTGCAAAAAGTATATCACCATTATATGCCTTTATTTTTAGACAAGAAGCGGATCCCATCGTCCAGTCTAATTCTCCATGTAAATATACTAATGTGCCAGGGACAACAGGGGTAAAGAATTTAACCTTATATTCTCCAAAAACGCCAATTTTAGCAGAGTTTATCTTATAGTTAATAGGTTGTTGTTCTTCCCAATCCTGATTACTTAATTGCACCAATAAACCACAGGTTTGGCCCATAGCTTCGGTTAATAATACACCTGGAAAAATTGGTAACTCTGGAAAATGCCCTTGAAAAGCGGGTTCTCCAATACCCACAGCTTTTATGGCGATAATAGATTTCCCTTTTTCATACTCTATTACCTGATCGACTAACTGAAAAGGGTATCTATGGGGTAATAATTTTTGTATTTGATAATTCTGTAATACTGCCTTTTTCATTAGTTGTATTTTTTAATAAGTGTTACTACTGTGTACCCTGTTTTATCTATAGTCGCAACAATTGCATTTATAGGAGTTATTTCAATACCTTCTGTTTGAATGGTTCTTTTTGTAAAGTATCCTTTCGCTTCTTTTAGTTGCTTATTGAACAATCCTATAGCGTATAAAATACTCGTTAACCCACCAGCATTATCACCGTTTCCATATACCATTTCCGGGAAAAATAATTTAGGGATCTCTCCTAATGTTGTACTAATTTCTGAAGAGAATGTAACTCCATCTATATTGTGAGCTCCAGAGCCCACCATGATCATGTCTATATCCGAAATAGTAAGTCCGTTATTGGTGATTAATTCTTGAATTAAGAAAGCTAATAAGTTTTCGTGTGATTGTTCTTTGTAACTTTGCCCTGAAATAACTCCGACTATAATCCCAAAAATTGATTGTTCATTCTCTAAAGCAGTCTCTACTCTTTCTAAAGCTATAGAAACCCCATATTCGTTAGCAATAGGCAATTTGGTTTCTCTGTTTTCTCCTTCTCTAATTGCCTTATGATATTTAGATATTGTTTCTGTCGAACCCACTATGGCGCAATCAACGATACCTTCTTTTAAATGCATAGAAGCAATATCAATAGCTTGAATTGCACTACATGTACCTCCGTTAATAGAAAAATTTGGTCCGGTAATTTTAGTTTGAATTGCCATTTGCGAAGCTGCGGCATTAGCAATTGTATTTGGTGTGCTCATCGGACTTACTAATTCTGGTCCATCATGCTTAGCGACTAGATCAAAAACAAACCCATCTTCAATGTTGGATAATTCGGACCCATCATATAAGCCTACTCGATCTTTATTCAATTCAACGACATCATTTACTTTATTCTGATAGATACATTGAAATGCCAAGTTGCAATACATTTTAGTTGCTTTACTAAAATAACGAAACCCTCTTTTTCCTAAGAATCCATCTGGATCATAGGTGTCCATTTTGGTTGTCGGCAAATTTTGATCAATTTTATTGTAGAATGTTTCTATCCCACTTCCTAAAGAAGAAACATATCCTAGCCCTACTATTGCAATATCTTTATTACTCATTATTTATTCTAGTTTGTTTAATTGTATTGACTAAAGATTAAGCTACAGATGTTTCCTCCAAAAGCAAATGAGTTACTCATGATATTGGTAATTTTTGTTTGCTTTATATCTTTAGTATTTAAGTCTATTGAAATAGGGAAAGACTCATCTGTTTTTTCTGTATTCTTTGTACTTGGAATGATCTGTTCTTGTAATGACAATACTGCCGATATTCCTTCAAAAGCGCTTGCAGCTCCCATACAGTGGCCAATTACTGATTTTAAACAATGAATAGGTATGTCTGTCAATTTTTCTCCGAAGACTTTATACATAGCATTAACTTCATGAGAATCGTTGGCTTTTGTTCCTGTTCCGTGAGCACTGATATAGCTAATATCATCTATAGTTAATCCACTATATTCAAGAGCCTTCTTCATGGCTAAAGCTGCTCCATTTCCATCAGGGTCTGGAGCGGTTGGGTGATAAGCATCACAACTTAATCCGTATCCAGAGATCTCTCCATATATTTTTGCTCCTCTTTCTAATGCATGTTTTAATTCTTCTAAAACCATGATTCCAGCTCCTTCTCCAACTACCATTCCTGTTCTGTCTTCTGCAAAAGGTTTGATGTTTTCTTTGGTCATTGCTCCTAATCTGTAAAATATTGTGTAGCAGGATCTTGTAAACGGATCCGAACCTCCGGCCAGCATAACTTTAGAACGTCCTTCTTTAATCATTGAGAAAGCTGTTCCAAAAGCATAATTTCCTGCTGTACATGCTGTTGGAATTACCATATTTGTTCCTCCAAGATTACAAAGTTTAGCGACCATAGAACTCATTTCTATTGGCCTGAAATAAGATAACATTTTCTTTGCATCTGTCGATAATTCTTCTTTTTCATTTTGAATACCAAAAGTATCTATAGTACGCTCTACAATGTCTTCTGTTCCGTTAGTAGTTCCTAAGATTATTCCATACCTGTTTGGATAATCTATTTTTTCTGAAAGACCAGCATCTATTAGTGCCATTTTAGAAGCTTTATATGCATACTCTACAGATGTACTATATGAAGATATATCTTTTTTACATGTTAATACATCCTCACCAATAACCTCTGCAGATAATGAATTACCTTTAAATCTTGTACTATCCAATTTGGTTAAATGACGTATCCCTGTATTCTTCTCTTTTACATTTTTCCAGAATTCCTGAATGTTAGATCCGATTGGGCTCACAACACCTAAACCGGTAATTACTACTCTTTTCATAATGCTTTGTTTGAAATTGTAATGTTTTTATTAAGTTGTTATGCGGTCAATCCTCCGTCTATAACAAGAGTATGGCCTGTAATGTAATCGCTAGAAGGAGATGCTAAAAATTTAACAGCATCAGCAACTTCTTTTGATTCTCCCATACGTTTCATAGGAACTATGGTATTTATTTTCTTTTTAGCTAATTCTGGCATGGCATCAACCATTTCTGTTGCAATAAATCCAGGTGCTACAGCATTTATTTGTACGCCAAAAGAGGCAAACTCTCTGGCTAATGTTTTTGTTAATGAGATAATTGCAGCCTTAGAACTAGCATAATTAGCTTGTCCCTGACTTCCTTTTAACCCAGAAACCGATGAAATATTGATGATTTTTCCTCTCCCTCTTCTAATTGCTTTATTTCCAAAAGCTTTAGTCATATTAAAAACGCCATTTAAGTTAGTATTGATAACATCATTCCAATCTTGTGGTTGCATTCTTAAAAATGCTCTATCTTTTGTAATCCCCGCATTATTTACTAACCCATAAATCTCTCCCATATCTTCTTCAATCTCAGGAATTAATTGTTCTATGTCATCATAATTCCTAACATCTAGTTTATAGCATTTAATTCTTGAATCATTGTTTCCTAAAGTGTTTACTATTTTCTCTGCAGAAGTTTGATTATTATTATAAGTAAAGGCCACTTTTGCGCCCGATTTGTAGAACTTTTCAACTATTGCTTTACCAATTCCTTTACTGCCACCTGTTATTAGAAATAATTTGTCTGTTAAGTCGTTTTTCATGCTTTAATTTGAGTTTTAATAATGTTTGGTTAATTGGCGAAACAATAGGTTGATCCTAGGTCATTTCTTTATAAATTTATCTGCGCTTTCTAATTATACAAGTTCTTTTAACTTAGCTTGGCATGCATAAAACCTTGACACATTGCAGATTCATATCCAGCTCCTGAAGCCCATGTTCCAACGAACTTTAATCCTCTTACTGGGGATTTGGATAAGAACCGCATGTTGTCGTTTGGCGAAATTTTATACCCGAAAGCCGAACCTTCTGGAGAATTTGTATATTTTTTGTTCGTTTTTGGCGTAGAACTTTCCTTATAAAGAATATGTCCTTCTAATTTTGGGAAGTATTGGTAAGCACGTCGAATAATACGCTCCTGAATACGCTCTTTTTTTGACAAATATGCTTGTTCTTCTAGTTCGAACCAGTCACTCTTATAATCTAGGACAATGAGTTGGATGGTTCTTCCACACTCAGGATCCATCTTATGGTAATTGGTAACACTTAAACTTAATTTATCGTAACGTTCGTCTGATTC is a window encoding:
- a CDS encoding phosphopantetheine-binding protein, yielding MLSPLGMDSIGRAELIARMLEELSLTASAREFYKANNLGELAALFANKLKEQ
- a CDS encoding DUF4386 domain-containing protein, which translates into the protein MYLIKSKVRLAGLLFIAGMVAGVFSVAPSIDSTKYLTEAAANSNNVIIDAFFQFMMSLAYLGIAILLYPVIRRFDGSLAIGFFSFRIISATLVIFGTILLLSILALSQEFVYNSPQSSPDLKALGNVFKIMRDYINHVFMVLVLCIGNFMLYVLLVKSRLVPRWLSVWGVLGTLLSAIASILILFQVIEIITAEYLILNVPTAILELILGIWLIVNGFDKRACAETH
- the fabZ gene encoding 3-hydroxyacyl-ACP dehydratase FabZ, with the protein product MKKAVLQNYQIQKLLPHRYPFQLVDQVIEYEKGKSIIAIKAVGIGEPAFQGHFPELPIFPGVLLTEAMGQTCGLLVQLSNQDWEEQQPINYKINSAKIGVFGEYKVKFFTPVVPGTLVYLHGELDWTMGSASCLKIKAYNGDILFAKGTVTVAMIDKKKLIPQTETLTT
- a CDS encoding beta-ketoacyl synthase N-terminal-like domain-containing protein — its product is MSNKDIAIVGLGYVSSLGSGIETFYNKIDQNLPTTKMDTYDPDGFLGKRGFRYFSKATKMYCNLAFQCIYQNKVNDVVELNKDRVGLYDGSELSNIEDGFVFDLVAKHDGPELVSPMSTPNTIANAAASQMAIQTKITGPNFSINGGTCSAIQAIDIASMHLKEGIVDCAIVGSTETISKYHKAIREGENRETKLPIANEYGVSIALERVETALENEQSIFGIIVGVISGQSYKEQSHENLLAFLIQELITNNGLTISDIDMIMVGSGAHNIDGVTFSSEISTTLGEIPKLFFPEMVYGNGDNAGGLTSILYAIGLFNKQLKEAKGYFTKRTIQTEGIEITPINAIVATIDKTGYTVVTLIKKYN
- a CDS encoding beta-ketoacyl-[acyl-carrier-protein] synthase family protein; translation: MKRVVITGLGVVSPIGSNIQEFWKNVKEKNTGIRHLTKLDSTRFKGNSLSAEVIGEDVLTCKKDISSYSTSVEYAYKASKMALIDAGLSEKIDYPNRYGIILGTTNGTEDIVERTIDTFGIQNEKEELSTDAKKMLSYFRPIEMSSMVAKLCNLGGTNMVIPTACTAGNYAFGTAFSMIKEGRSKVMLAGGSDPFTRSCYTIFYRLGAMTKENIKPFAEDRTGMVVGEGAGIMVLEELKHALERGAKIYGEISGYGLSCDAYHPTAPDPDGNGAALAMKKALEYSGLTIDDISYISAHGTGTKANDSHEVNAMYKVFGEKLTDIPIHCLKSVIGHCMGAASAFEGISAVLSLQEQIIPSTKNTEKTDESFPISIDLNTKDIKQTKITNIMSNSFAFGGNICSLIFSQYN
- the fabG gene encoding 3-oxoacyl-ACP reductase FabG, with the translated sequence MKNDLTDKLFLITGGSKGIGKAIVEKFYKSGAKVAFTYNNNQTSAEKIVNTLGNNDSRIKCYKLDVRNYDDIEQLIPEIEEDMGEIYGLVNNAGITKDRAFLRMQPQDWNDVINTNLNGVFNMTKAFGNKAIRRGRGKIINISSVSGLKGSQGQANYASSKAAIISLTKTLAREFASFGVQINAVAPGFIATEMVDAMPELAKKKINTIVPMKRMGESKEVADAVKFLASPSSDYITGHTLVIDGGLTA